The genomic region ACGCTGGTCTGTGACAATGCTACGATGTTACCGTAGGTCATTGTGATCACTGCAAGAATGGCGAATGCCATCTGCCAGTCTGCCTGAAGGGCGATAAGACCTGTGATGAAGACCTTGAAAGCTGCAACGAATCCCATCTTCTTGGAACCGGCTGCCAGAAGTGCGGATACCACTGAAGGTGAACCCTGATAGGTGTCAGGTGCCCACATGTGGAATGGTACAAGAGCGATCTTGAAACCAAATCCTGCGATGAGCAGTACAAGGGAAAGGATTCCCATTGGACTGGTTGTAAGCAGGCCGATGTTCTGGGCAATTGCCTCAATGTTGGTGGTTCCTGTTGTACCGTAAACGTATCCGATACCGAGCAACAGCAGAGCAGCTGAAAGTGAACCAATAATGAAGTACTTCATTGCTGCTTCTGTGGATGCAGGGTTCTTCTTCTCGAAACCTGCAAGACCGTATGTTGCAAGACTTGCAAGCTCGAATGCAACGAAGAGTACCATGAGATCATTTGCTGATGCTACCATCATCATACCGATGGTTGCAAAGAGCGTAAGAGCATAGAACTCATCTGTGTGGTCGTTGCCATCAGTGTATTTGATGGATGCTATGGACACAAGTGTCGCAACTGTAAGGAACACGAGCTTGAAGAACTGTGATAGTGCATCAATGCTCAGTGAGTTCGAGAACATGACCGCTGTGGTGCCAAAACTGTTCAGTGTGAACATCAGGGCAATCAGACAGCCAAGTGTTGCGATGTATCCGAGTATTTTCTTAGACTGGCCTGAAAGGAACAAACCTAACAGTACAATCGCAAGTCCTGTTACCAGGAGCGTTATTTCAGGTGCGAGTAACATAAGATCTACCATTTCTCACACCCCCATTACAGCCATAAGGCTGACGATCTTTTCTGAATTCGTTATCATCATATCCAGCACCGGACTTGGGTTCAGTCCAAAGTACAGTACAAGCAGGGCGATGATCCCCATGGACAATGTCTGGTAGGACGAGATGTCCACGATCTCACCGAGCTTCTCATTGAAAGTACCGAACATTGCCCTCTGCAATGCCCAGAGGTGATATGCTGCTGTAATCACGATTGCCAGCAGTGCAATGATCACATAGGTTGGCACATTAATGAAACTGAATGTCAGCACAAGGAACTCTGCAATGAAACCGGTAAGTCCAGGCAGACCAAGTGATGCCATGAATCCGAGTACCATGATCACTGTGAGCTTTGGCATCTTCTGTGCAAGACCACCAAGTTCGTTGATGATCCTTGTACCTGTTGCAGTCTGGATCACACCACATGACATGAACATAATGCTCATGATAAGTCCGTGTGAGAACTGCTGGAACATTGCACCGGATACGGAAAGGCTCACCAGACCAGCACAACCGAGGGTAACGTATCCCATGTGGCTGATACTGGAGTATGCGATCATTCTCTTGAGGTCCTTCTGTGCAAGTGCAAGGAATGCACCGTAGAGGATGCTCACTGCACCAAGTGCTCCCATGATGGTGATCATGAGGCTTGGGGTTGCTGTGAATGGCAACATTGGAAGCATTACTCTGAACAGGCCATATCCACCGATCTTAAGCAGTATGAAAAGTACACTGCCTGCTGTTGGTGCCTCGGAATATGCATCCGGTAACCAAGAGTGGAATGGCACTACAGGAAGTTTCACAATGAATCCAAAGAGCAATGCAAGGAATATTGCATCCCTGAGAATTCCGGACTCAAAGAACTGGAACTGGCTGATCAGATGTGCCATGTCCATGTTCGGAGAACCTGTGATGGACCATGCGTTGAAGTACAGAGCAAATATACCCAGAAGCATCACAAGGGATGCGACGTGAGTGTAGATGAAGAACTTGATTGCTGCATGCTTCTTGTTGGAACCACCCCAGATGTTTACCATGAAGAACAATGGTACGAGGGTAAGCTCCCAGAAGATATAGAATATGAAGAAGTCAAGTGCTACGAAAACACCAATGACTGCCCCCTGCATTGCAAGTATCAGACCATAGAACCTGTTAGGTGCTGACCTCACATCATCCCATGTGTAGATGATCAACAGTGGGATAACAATAGCATTGAGCAAGATAAGAGGCATGGAAACGCCATCAACACCAAGGTGATAGCTGATACCAAGTGATGGGATCCAGTTTGCCATTTCCTCAAACTGCATAGCTGCTGTCGTACTGTCGAATGAGAAGTACATGTAGAGTGTCAGGACCAGTGTGATCAGAGTACCCACTAAAGCGGATATCCTTGCCTGTTCCCTTGTTTTTGTTAAGAATGTCACGGCTGAGAACAAAATTGGAATCAGCACGATCAAAGATAATATTGGTAACATTAGAAGACCTCCATGACCAGCTTGATCAGAACGACCAGCAGGCCTACACCTGCAACAACTGCTGCTGCATAGTGCTGTATGACCCCTGTCTGGAACTTCCTGAGGGAGTCTCCTGCTTCAATAAGCACGTAACTTGTACCGTTGACAAGCCAGTCCAGCATCTTGTCTGAATAGTAACCTGCAAGTGCAAGGCCCTCGTAGATGATCTTTACAGAGAAGAACTCAACAAAGATCTGATGCTGATAATACCTGTTGTAGAGCAACTTGTAAACAGGATTGTTCCTTGAAACAATGCTGCTCATGTCAACTACTCTCCTGTTGTAGATCAGGTAAGCAATGACAAGACCTGCAACTGCCACGATCAGTGGCATCCAGAGGACAAGAAGTGGTTCATGTCCGTGGTGTGCAAGGTGGTATCCACCAAGCTCAGCAAGTGCTTCAATATCCATGTGTACAAAGGTCTCTTCGATGAAGTGATAGAAGGATGTTCTTGTCAATGCACCGAAAATCACTGCGAGGACTGCAAGGATCGCAAGTGGTACTGTCATGGATGAAGGGGACTCGTGTCCGCCATAATCTGTCCTTGCCTCTCCTGTAAAGGTCATGAAGATCAACCTGAAGATATACAGGGATGTGAGGAAAGCTGCTGTAATAGCAAATAGGTATGGCATCCAGCTACCGGTTTCTGTTGCATAGAGATATGCAGACTCGATTATTGGATCCTTACTAAGGAAACCACTGAATCCGAGGCTTGTACCTGGAATACCGAAACCTGCAAGCGCAAGTGCTGCAGCGGTCATTGTAGCGAATGTGATCGGCATGACCTTGCCTACGCCACCAAGCTGTCTCATATCATGTGTACCTACAGCGTGGATGACACTTCCTGCACAAAGGAAGAGCAGTGCCTTGAAGAATGCATGGTTGATGAGGTGGAACATTGAAATTCCAACAGCTTCTGCACCGACTACTGCACCAAGACCAAGACCAAGGACCATGTATCCAAGCTGACTGACAGTTGAATAAGCAAGCACTCTCTTAAGGTCGTTCATTACGATACCCATTGTAGCTGCGAACAGTGCAGTAAAAGCACCAACGATAGCAACGATGATCAATGAATCAGGTGCTGCAAGGAACATTGGGAAAGTACGTGCTACAAGATAGACACCAGCTGTAACCATTGTTGCTGCGTGGATAAGAGCTGAAACGGTCGTTGGACCTTCCATTGCATCAGGCAGCCACACATGAAGCGGGAACTGACCTGACTTACCAACTGCACCACCGAAGAACAACAGTGTCACAAGTGTCAGGTGACTTACTTCCATACCCAGTATTGTTGAATTGATAGCAACAAGTTCCGGGATCAAATGGAACATTTCACTGAACTGAAGGACATATACGCCTTCC from Methanococcoides sp. LMO-2 harbors:
- the fpoM gene encoding F(420)H(2) dehydrogenase subunit M, with the translated sequence MLPILSLIVLIPILFSAVTFLTKTREQARISALVGTLITLVLTLYMYFSFDSTTAAMQFEEMANWIPSLGISYHLGVDGVSMPLILLNAIVIPLLIIYTWDDVRSAPNRFYGLILAMQGAVIGVFVALDFFIFYIFWELTLVPLFFMVNIWGGSNKKHAAIKFFIYTHVASLVMLLGIFALYFNAWSITGSPNMDMAHLISQFQFFESGILRDAIFLALLFGFIVKLPVVPFHSWLPDAYSEAPTAGSVLFILLKIGGYGLFRVMLPMLPFTATPSLMITIMGALGAVSILYGAFLALAQKDLKRMIAYSSISHMGYVTLGCAGLVSLSVSGAMFQQFSHGLIMSIMFMSCGVIQTATGTRIINELGGLAQKMPKLTVIMVLGFMASLGLPGLTGFIAEFLVLTFSFINVPTYVIIALLAIVITAAYHLWALQRAMFGTFNEKLGEIVDISSYQTLSMGIIALLVLYFGLNPSPVLDMMITNSEKIVSLMAVMGV
- the fpoL gene encoding F420H2 dehydrogenase subunit FpoL encodes the protein MAMENLAFLIPLLPALAFVLTFFLGKKLPSGGAIIPIVAIAISCIISLAITMGLLQNPEHVVTQSVHWFAILNLGILIDPLAAVMLSMVTFVSLLIHIYAVGYMAHDPAKPRYFAETALFTAAMLGLILSDNILQLFICWELVGLSSYLLIGFWFHKPGAAAAAKKAFLTTRIGDVMFLAGIVLLFSDIFTVYNGVLPEGVYVLQFSEMFHLIPELVAINSTILGMEVSHLTLVTLLFFGGAVGKSGQFPLHVWLPDAMEGPTTVSALIHAATMVTAGVYLVARTFPMFLAAPDSLIIVAIVGAFTALFAATMGIVMNDLKRVLAYSTVSQLGYMVLGLGLGAVVGAEAVGISMFHLINHAFFKALLFLCAGSVIHAVGTHDMRQLGGVGKVMPITFATMTAAALALAGFGIPGTSLGFSGFLSKDPIIESAYLYATETGSWMPYLFAITAAFLTSLYIFRLIFMTFTGEARTDYGGHESPSSMTVPLAILAVLAVIFGALTRTSFYHFIEETFVHMDIEALAELGGYHLAHHGHEPLLVLWMPLIVAVAGLVIAYLIYNRRVVDMSSIVSRNNPVYKLLYNRYYQHQIFVEFFSVKIIYEGLALAGYYSDKMLDWLVNGTSYVLIEAGDSLRKFQTGVIQHYAAAVVAGVGLLVVLIKLVMEVF
- the fpoN gene encoding F(420)H(2) dehydrogenase subunit N encodes the protein MVDLMLLAPEITLLVTGLAIVLLGLFLSGQSKKILGYIATLGCLIALMFTLNSFGTTAVMFSNSLSIDALSQFFKLVFLTVATLVSIASIKYTDGNDHTDEFYALTLFATIGMMMVASANDLMVLFVAFELASLATYGLAGFEKKNPASTEAAMKYFIIGSLSAALLLLGIGYVYGTTGTTNIEAIAQNIGLLTTSPMGILSLVLLIAGFGFKIALVPFHMWAPDTYQGSPSVVSALLAAGSKKMGFVAAFKVFITGLIALQADWQMAFAILAVITMTYGNIVALSQTSVKRMLAYSSLAQAGYITMAFVVMTPLALTGGILYALSHGFMKAGAFIATAAVVYMATSENKDILKADHLDSFKGLGKRMPITALCLTVFVFALAGIPPTAGYMSKFVLFSSTIESGLVWLAVIAILNSALSLYYYARVVRYMYAMPAEGERVSEPMPYVVALLVAVAGVLAIGIWPEPFVNMAMEAAKVLIPGGM